GCATCGCTGGACGCGGCGTTCCAGGGCGTGGCCCGGATGCTGCTGATCAGCACCGACGCGCTGGACCGCCCCGGCCACCGGCTCGAACAGCACCGCGCGGCGATCGCCGCCGCCGCCCGCGCCGGCGTGCGCCACGTGGTCTACACCTCCTGCCCCGAACCCTACGATTCGCCGCTGCTGATTGCCCCCGACCACGCCGGGACCGAAGATGCGCTGGCCGCCAGCGCCCTGCCCGGCTGGACCGTGCTGCGCAACCACTGGTACTTCGAGAACCTGTTCATGAGCCTGCCGTCGGCCCTGGCCTCCGGCCACTGGTACAGCGCCGCCGGCGACGGCCGCATCGCCCACATCGCGCGCGACGACCTGGCGCGCGCCGCGGCGGTGGCGCTGGCCGGCGACCACGCCGGCAAGCGCATCCTGACCCTGAGCGGCGCGCGCGCCTACAGCACCGCCGAGATCGCGGCGCTGGTCGCGCAGGCGGTCGGTAAGCCGGTCGAAGTGGTGCCGGTCCCGGTCGAAGGCCTGGTCCAGGGCATGGTCGGCGCCGGCGTGCCGGAGCCGTTCGCGCGGATCCTGGCCTCGTTCGACAGCAACACCGCCGTCGGGCGCGCCGCCGGCGTCACAGGCGACTACCAGGCGCTGACCAGGCAGGCGCCGCAGCCGTTCGAGCAGTGGCTGCAGGCCAACCGCGCGCAGCTCGCCGCACTGGCGCCCTGAGCGCCGCAGGCACGCGGGGCGGTGGCCTACTTGCCGATGCAGAAGCTGGAGAAGATCCGCCCGAGCAGGTCGTCGGCGCTGAGCTGGCCGACGATCTCGCCGAGCGCGGCGTGCGCCAGGCGCAGTTCCTCGGCGGCCAGTTCCAGGCGCTCGTAGCCCAGTTCGGCGGCGGCCGCGGCGGCGTGCGCCGTGGCGCGCTGCAAGGCGTCCACGTGGCGCGCACGCGCGGAGAATTCGCCGTCGCTGCCGTCGCCGGCGGCATGGCCGGCGATCGCGCGCAGCTGCGCGTGCAGCTGCTCCAGGCCGCTGCCGGTGGCGGCGGAGACGTGGACGCTGTCGGCAGTCGGCTCGGGCACGGCGTCGAGCAGATCGCTCTTGTTGTGGATCCACAGCCGTTGCGGCACCTCGGCGATGGCCTCGGCGATCGCGGCGCGGCCGGCGTCCGCGTCGCGCGCGTCGAGCACGATCAGCGCCAGGTCGGCGCGCTGCAGTTCCAGCCGCGCGCGGCGCATGCCTTCGCGCTCGATCGCGTCGCCGCCCTCGCGCAGCCCCGCGGTGTCCACCAGGGTCAGTTCCAGCCCGTCCAGGCGCACGGTTTCGCGCAGGGTGTCGCGGGTGGTGCCGGCGATGTCGGTGACGATGGCGCGCTCGCTGCCGGCCAGCGCGTTGAGCAGCGAACTCTTGCCGGCGTTCGGCGGCCCCACCAGCACCGCATGCAGGCCGTCGCGCAGGCGCCGGCCGCGCTCGGCGTCGCGCAGCAGCTGCGCCAGGTCGGCACGCGCCTGTTCCAGCCCGGCGCGGACCTGCTCGCCGCCGAGCGTATCGAGCGATTCGTCGGCGAAATCGATGGCCGCCTCGGTATGGATGCGCAGCCGCAGCAGTTGCTCGGCCAGGTCCTCGACCCGGCGCGAGAACACGCCATCGAGCGAGCGCCGCGCCGCGCGCGCCGCGCGCAGGTCGCCGGCGGCGATCAGGTCGGCGATCGCCTCGGCCTGGGCCAGGTCCAGCTTACGGTTGAGGAAGGCGCGCTCGCTGAACTCGCCCGGCCGCGCCGGCCGCGCGCCGAGTTCGCAGCAGCGCGCCACCAGTTGCCGCAGCAGCACCGGGCTGCCGTGCGCCTGCAGTTCCAGCACGTCCTCGCCGGTGAAGCTGCGCGGCGCCGGGAACCACAGCGCGATGCCGTCGTCGAGCGTGTCGCCCTGCGCGTCGCGGAAGCGCGCGTAGCGCGCGGTGCGCGGGGCCAGCGCGCCTAGGCCGAGCCCGGCGCCGATCGCCGCGGCCAGGCGCCCGGACACGCGCACCACGCCGACCCCGCCCGCGCCCGGGGCGGTGGCGATGGCGACGATGGTGTCGGTGGCGGAAGGCGGCATGGCGAACGGCTCGACGGCGCTGCAGGCTACAACGTCTGCAGCTGGGTGCGCGCGTACGCCGCC
The Xanthomonas sp. AM6 DNA segment above includes these coding regions:
- the mnmE gene encoding tRNA uridine-5-carboxymethylaminomethyl(34) synthesis GTPase MnmE, encoding MPPSATDTIVAIATAPGAGGVGVVRVSGRLAAAIGAGLGLGALAPRTARYARFRDAQGDTLDDGIALWFPAPRSFTGEDVLELQAHGSPVLLRQLVARCCELGARPARPGEFSERAFLNRKLDLAQAEAIADLIAAGDLRAARAARRSLDGVFSRRVEDLAEQLLRLRIHTEAAIDFADESLDTLGGEQVRAGLEQARADLAQLLRDAERGRRLRDGLHAVLVGPPNAGKSSLLNALAGSERAIVTDIAGTTRDTLRETVRLDGLELTLVDTAGLREGGDAIEREGMRRARLELQRADLALIVLDARDADAGRAAIAEAIAEVPQRLWIHNKSDLLDAVPEPTADSVHVSAATGSGLEQLHAQLRAIAGHAAGDGSDGEFSARARHVDALQRATAHAAAAAAELGYERLELAAEELRLAHAALGEIVGQLSADDLLGRIFSSFCIGK
- a CDS encoding NAD(P)H-binding protein → MSAHPDSLLVTGAGGQLGQRVLAHLLDTLQLPPQRIVALTRRPETLAAWAARGVDVRQGDFDAPASLDAAFQGVARMLLISTDALDRPGHRLEQHRAAIAAAARAGVRHVVYTSCPEPYDSPLLIAPDHAGTEDALAASALPGWTVLRNHWYFENLFMSLPSALASGHWYSAAGDGRIAHIARDDLARAAAVALAGDHAGKRILTLSGARAYSTAEIAALVAQAVGKPVEVVPVPVEGLVQGMVGAGVPEPFARILASFDSNTAVGRAAGVTGDYQALTRQAPQPFEQWLQANRAQLAALAP